Proteins from one Niallia circulans genomic window:
- a CDS encoding helix-turn-helix domain-containing protein — translation METSEKWGRRIRAFRKLKGYTQEKLAKELLVSVSILGEIERGNRVPSDEIIDSIVRVLNISREELDPNVNR, via the coding sequence ATGGAGACATCAGAAAAATGGGGAAGACGTATTCGCGCTTTTCGAAAACTAAAAGGATATACACAAGAGAAGTTGGCAAAAGAACTGCTTGTGTCTGTATCGATATTGGGAGAAATAGAAAGAGGAAACAGAGTTCCCTCTGATGAGATTATTGACTCAATCGTTAGAGTTTTAAATATAAGCAGAGAAGAGTTAGACCCAAATGTTAATAGGTAA
- the folK gene encoding 2-amino-4-hydroxy-6-hydroxymethyldihydropteridine diphosphokinase, whose protein sequence is MSNTAFLSLGSNIGERLENLREAVLMLEQNNSIEVVSVSSIYETDPVGYEEQEMFLNIAVQVRTLLSPFDLLGACQDIEQKLGRKRIIRWGPRTIDLDILLFNHENIESEKLIIPHPRMEERAFVLIPLIEIAPFVKVPNKSTHLKESLELLHDKEGVRVWRHQKNGEDVFALFEN, encoded by the coding sequence ATGAGTAACACTGCATTTTTATCATTAGGTTCAAATATAGGTGAACGGCTAGAAAATTTAAGAGAAGCTGTGCTTATGCTAGAACAAAATAATAGTATAGAGGTGGTAAGTGTTTCCTCTATTTATGAAACAGATCCTGTAGGGTATGAGGAGCAGGAAATGTTTTTGAATATAGCTGTACAAGTAAGGACTTTGCTTTCACCGTTTGATTTATTAGGGGCTTGCCAAGATATAGAACAAAAGCTTGGAAGGAAAAGGATAATAAGATGGGGGCCACGAACAATAGACCTTGACATTTTATTGTTTAATCACGAAAATATAGAATCAGAGAAGCTAATTATTCCACATCCAAGAATGGAGGAGCGGGCGTTTGTATTAATTCCGCTTATAGAGATAGCTCCTTTCGTGAAAGTACCGAATAAATCAACGCATTTAAAAGAAAGTCTAGAGCTTTTGCATGATAAAGAAGGAGTAAGAGTATGGAGACATCAGAAAAATGGGGAAGACGTATTCGCGCTTTTCGAAAACTAA
- the folB gene encoding dihydroneopterin aldolase, with the protein MDKIALNKMEFYGYHGVFQEETKLGQRFIVDLEVETDLQQAGTTDNLEYSINYGQLYFDVKEIVEGKPFKLIEAVAEAIADKMLNSYNRVHGVMVRVIKPDPPIPGHYQSVSVEILRKR; encoded by the coding sequence GTGGATAAGATAGCATTAAACAAGATGGAATTCTATGGCTATCATGGGGTTTTTCAAGAGGAAACTAAATTAGGACAAAGATTTATAGTTGATTTAGAAGTAGAGACAGATTTACAACAAGCAGGCACAACAGATAACTTGGAGTATTCCATTAATTATGGGCAGCTTTATTTTGATGTCAAGGAAATTGTAGAAGGTAAACCGTTCAAATTAATTGAAGCTGTCGCTGAAGCGATAGCTGATAAAATGCTAAACAGCTATAATCGAGTGCACGGTGTAATGGTACGTGTTATTAAGCCCGACCCGCCTATTCCTGGTCATTATCAATCTGTTTCTGTTGAGATATTGAGGAAACGCTAA
- the folP gene encoding dihydropteroate synthase, whose product MQEIRCGKYTLPFNEKTLIMGILNVNPDSFSDGGKYNQLDKALKHAVEMVENGADILDIGGESTRPGYIEITAEEEIDRVAPIIELLSKEVDVPISIDTYKASVARSAMEAGAHIINDIWGAKREPEIATVAADYDAPIILMHNRNDQDYQSFIDDVLADMEESINISLKFGVNKDKIILDPGIGFAKNLTTNLEMMRNLDKFVALGYPVLLGTSKKSMIGNVLDLPVSERMEGTGATVCFGIQKGCQIVRVHDVKEMTRMARMMDALMGKGQYSG is encoded by the coding sequence ATGCAGGAAATACGTTGCGGAAAGTATACACTTCCTTTTAATGAAAAAACACTGATTATGGGGATATTGAATGTTAATCCAGATTCTTTTTCAGATGGAGGAAAGTATAATCAACTGGACAAGGCACTGAAGCATGCAGTGGAAATGGTAGAAAACGGGGCTGATATTTTAGATATTGGCGGGGAATCAACAAGACCGGGATATATCGAGATAACAGCAGAGGAAGAAATCGATCGGGTTGCTCCTATTATTGAGTTGCTCTCGAAGGAAGTGGATGTTCCTATCTCTATTGATACTTATAAGGCAAGTGTGGCAAGGTCAGCTATGGAAGCAGGGGCACATATTATTAATGATATATGGGGAGCAAAGCGAGAGCCAGAAATCGCTACTGTAGCAGCGGATTATGATGCGCCGATTATCCTTATGCATAATCGCAACGATCAGGACTATCAGTCTTTCATAGATGATGTACTTGCTGACATGGAGGAAAGCATTAATATATCTCTAAAATTCGGTGTTAACAAAGATAAGATCATTCTTGATCCTGGAATAGGCTTTGCAAAGAACTTAACAACTAACCTAGAAATGATGCGGAACTTGGACAAGTTTGTAGCGTTAGGTTATCCTGTTCTGCTTGGTACTTCCAAAAAATCTATGATCGGTAATGTTCTAGATTTGCCTGTATCAGAAAGAATGGAAGGAACGGGAGCTACAGTGTGCTTTGGTATACAAAAAGGCTGCCAAATTGTTCGAGTTCATGATGTTAAGGAAATGACCAGAATGGCGCGCATGATGGATGCTTTAATGGGAAAGGGGCAGTACAGTGGATAA
- the pabC gene encoding aminodeoxychorismate lyase — MYIYINEEILPKEKAYVSVFDHGFMYGAGLFETFRTYNKHPFLLDSHLERLNRGLGQLNITRRFQREEINAIIQRLLTKNSLENAYIRFNVSAGIGEIGLQTTPYNDSNVIMYMKPLQAIEKLVEKKAEWLKINRNTPEGSERLKSHHYLNNLLAKREIGDDLLTEGIFLTKEGYVAEGITSNLFWIKDKVLYTPSLETGILNGITRQYILAQANRTGLEVREGLYLPEELLQADEVFATNSIQEIIPIKSIGLKNYKGAAGQMVQMLHKEYKKSCSTLWSIAELGGNR, encoded by the coding sequence ATGTATATTTATATAAATGAAGAAATCCTCCCTAAGGAAAAGGCATATGTATCGGTTTTTGATCATGGGTTTATGTATGGAGCCGGATTGTTTGAGACATTTCGCACATACAACAAACATCCATTCCTATTAGACAGCCATTTAGAGCGGTTGAATAGGGGACTCGGACAGTTGAATATTACCCGCAGGTTTCAAAGGGAGGAAATAAATGCTATAATCCAGCGATTATTAACAAAGAACAGTCTGGAAAATGCGTATATTCGTTTTAATGTTTCTGCAGGAATAGGAGAAATAGGACTTCAAACAACTCCCTATAATGATTCAAACGTTATAATGTATATGAAACCATTACAAGCAATAGAAAAGCTGGTAGAGAAAAAAGCAGAATGGCTGAAGATTAACAGAAATACACCAGAGGGTAGTGAAAGGCTTAAGTCACACCATTATTTAAATAATCTTTTAGCGAAAAGAGAAATTGGTGATGATTTGTTGACGGAAGGGATCTTTCTAACAAAAGAAGGCTATGTTGCTGAAGGGATAACCTCCAATCTTTTTTGGATAAAAGATAAGGTCTTATACACACCGAGTTTGGAAACGGGGATATTGAATGGAATCACTAGACAATATATTCTTGCACAAGCAAACCGGACAGGTTTAGAGGTAAGGGAGGGACTTTATTTACCTGAAGAGCTGCTACAGGCAGATGAGGTTTTCGCCACAAACTCCATTCAGGAAATTATTCCAATCAAAAGCATTGGATTGAAAAATTATAAAGGAGCAGCTGGCCAAATGGTACAAATGCTTCATAAGGAATACAAAAAAAGCTGTTCGACATTATGGTCAATAGCGGAGCTGGGAGGTAATAGGTGA
- the pabA gene encoding aminodeoxychorismate/anthranilate synthase component II has product MIYMIDNYDSFTYNLVQYLGSLGKELTVSRNNKTSIEEIRRNQPEYLMISPGPCTPNEAGISLEAIRAFAGKLPIFGVCLGHQAIAQVFGGTVIQAENLMHGKTSLIHHDNKTIFRGLPNPFPATRYHSLIVEKHSLPDCLEVSAWTDAGEIMGLRHKELPIEAVQFHPESIMTTAGMELLSNFVELYKKGDA; this is encoded by the coding sequence ATGATATACATGATCGATAATTATGATTCATTTACGTATAATCTAGTGCAATACTTGGGCTCATTAGGGAAGGAACTGACCGTCAGCCGTAATAATAAGACATCTATCGAAGAGATAAGAAGGAATCAGCCGGAATATTTAATGATATCACCAGGGCCGTGTACACCAAATGAAGCAGGGATAAGTCTTGAGGCGATTAGGGCTTTTGCTGGAAAGCTTCCTATTTTTGGAGTGTGCTTAGGGCATCAGGCGATTGCTCAAGTGTTCGGCGGCACAGTAATTCAAGCTGAAAACTTAATGCATGGAAAAACATCCCTTATCCATCATGATAACAAAACAATATTTCGGGGGCTTCCAAATCCTTTCCCTGCAACAAGATATCATTCTCTTATTGTAGAGAAACACTCCCTGCCTGATTGTTTAGAGGTATCTGCTTGGACTGATGCAGGAGAAATTATGGGCTTACGCCATAAAGAGTTGCCCATTGAGGCCGTTCAATTTCATCCTGAATCAATTATGACAACTGCCGGCATGGAGCTTTTGTCTAACTTTGTGGAGCTATATAAAAAAGGGGACGCCTGA
- a CDS encoding anthranilate synthase component I family protein produces the protein MKKYKVYSRSISISYEQFYEQFIQMAQEAQYYTILESGRGGRYSIAAMNPIVTMIGKNNSLEVADIDGTTIIKGNPLHSVKRKMKEYEVESNHESPEFQGGAIGFISYDYIRYIEELPNLAADDLETPDVFFMLFDNWYVYDLQEKKLWLSNLYKDENITAVKDGVESAVKKFHERKDSTLQTIAPEKTEGQQVSIKDNEFQQSVRKIQDYIAQGDVFQVNLSVRQMTPLGVSALDVYNQLRILNPSPYMGYFHTPEFQLVSGSPELLVKKKDNEISTRPIAGTRSRGKDDQEDQKLADELIGSEKERAEHVMLVDLERNDLGRVSEYGSVEVNEFMAIEKYSHVMHIVSNVRGRLAPDCDEYDLIDSMFPGGTITGAPKIRTMEIIEELEPVRRGPYTGSLGWIGFNNDVELNIMIRTMLVKDNKAYVQAGAGIVIDSVPSNEYKESMKKARALWNAKELAEEK, from the coding sequence GTGAAAAAATATAAGGTTTATAGCAGAAGTATAAGCATTTCATATGAACAGTTTTATGAACAGTTTATCCAGATGGCTCAGGAAGCGCAATATTATACCATTTTGGAAAGTGGAAGGGGCGGAAGATACAGTATTGCTGCAATGAACCCTATTGTCACAATGATTGGAAAGAATAATTCACTTGAAGTAGCAGACATAGATGGTACAACAATAATTAAAGGCAACCCGCTCCATTCTGTTAAAAGGAAGATGAAGGAATATGAAGTGGAGAGTAACCATGAGTCTCCTGAGTTTCAAGGAGGAGCAATTGGATTCATCAGCTATGATTATATTCGCTATATCGAAGAACTGCCAAATCTAGCAGCAGATGATTTAGAAACGCCAGATGTTTTCTTCATGCTCTTTGACAATTGGTATGTTTACGATTTGCAGGAAAAGAAGCTTTGGTTATCAAACCTTTACAAAGACGAAAATATTACTGCTGTGAAGGATGGTGTAGAGTCAGCAGTGAAAAAATTTCATGAGCGAAAAGATTCCACACTTCAAACGATAGCACCTGAAAAAACAGAGGGCCAACAAGTTTCGATAAAGGATAACGAGTTCCAGCAATCGGTTAGAAAAATACAAGATTATATTGCTCAGGGAGACGTTTTTCAAGTGAACTTATCGGTTCGGCAAATGACTCCTTTGGGCGTTTCAGCTTTAGATGTATATAATCAACTGCGCATTTTGAATCCATCACCGTATATGGGATATTTCCACACACCTGAATTTCAGCTTGTTTCCGGTTCACCTGAACTGTTAGTGAAGAAAAAGGACAATGAGATTAGTACACGTCCAATAGCGGGGACAAGATCAAGAGGGAAAGATGATCAGGAAGATCAAAAGCTTGCGGATGAACTAATCGGAAGCGAAAAAGAACGGGCAGAGCATGTTATGCTTGTTGACCTAGAGCGAAATGACCTGGGCAGGGTAAGTGAATACGGCTCTGTTGAAGTTAATGAATTTATGGCGATAGAAAAGTATTCACATGTCATGCATATTGTATCAAATGTAAGAGGCAGGCTTGCTCCTGACTGTGATGAATATGATTTAATTGACAGTATGTTTCCAGGAGGAACGATAACGGGAGCTCCGAAAATACGAACGATGGAAATTATTGAAGAGCTTGAGCCTGTCAGGAGAGGGCCGTATACTGGTTCACTAGGCTGGATCGGATTTAATAACGATGTTGAATTAAATATTATGATTAGGACAATGCTCGTGAAGGACAATAAAGCTTATGTACAAGCAGGAGCTGGAATTGTTATCGATTCTGTCCCGAGTAATGAATATAAGGAATCAATGAAAAAAGCCAGAGCTTTATGGAATGCAAAAGAGCTGGCAGAAGAGAAGTAG
- the cysK gene encoding cysteine synthase A: MTRIANSVVDLIGQTPIVKLNRLTDESSADVYLKLEYMNPGSSVKDRIALAMIEAAEKSGDLKPDSTIIEPTSGNTGIGLAMVAAAKGYKSILVMPETMSLERRNLLRAYGAELVLTPGPEGMGGAIRKAEELAKENGYFLPQQFKNVSNPEVHRNTTGPEIIAAFGDDSVDAFIAGIGTGGTITGAGEVLKEKYNDIKIYAVEPTDSPVLSGGKPGPHKIQGIGAGFVPEILNSEVYDEIIQVTTEQAFDYARKAGKEEGILGGISSGAAIYAALKVAKELGKGKKVVAIIPSNGERYLSTALYQFDEE, from the coding sequence ATGACTCGTATTGCTAACTCAGTTGTAGATTTAATAGGTCAAACTCCTATTGTGAAATTAAACCGTTTAACAGATGAATCAAGTGCAGATGTATACCTTAAATTAGAATATATGAATCCTGGAAGCAGTGTTAAAGACCGTATTGCTCTAGCAATGATAGAAGCAGCTGAAAAGAGCGGTGACTTGAAACCGGACAGCACAATTATTGAACCTACTAGTGGTAACACTGGAATTGGGCTAGCAATGGTTGCTGCAGCAAAAGGTTATAAGTCAATCCTTGTAATGCCTGAAACGATGAGTTTAGAACGCCGTAACCTGCTAAGAGCATACGGTGCTGAACTAGTATTGACACCAGGTCCTGAGGGCATGGGCGGTGCTATCCGCAAAGCGGAAGAATTAGCTAAGGAAAACGGCTATTTCCTTCCACAGCAATTTAAGAACGTATCTAATCCCGAAGTTCATAGAAACACTACAGGACCAGAAATCATTGCAGCTTTTGGTGATGATAGCGTGGATGCATTTATCGCCGGAATTGGAACTGGCGGAACAATCACGGGTGCTGGAGAAGTTCTGAAGGAAAAGTATAATGATATTAAAATTTATGCAGTGGAACCAACAGATTCTCCAGTGTTATCTGGTGGGAAACCTGGTCCCCACAAAATCCAAGGAATCGGTGCAGGCTTTGTTCCAGAAATCCTAAACAGCGAAGTTTATGATGAAATCATTCAAGTGACAACGGAACAAGCGTTCGATTACGCTAGAAAAGCAGGTAAAGAGGAAGGTATTCTTGGGGGAATCTCTTCTGGTGCTGCGATCTATGCTGCCTTGAAGGTTGCTAAAGAACTAGGTAAGGGCAAAAAAGTTGTAGCAATTATCCCAAGTAACGGAGAACGTTATTTGAGCACAGCGTTGTATCAATTTGATGAAGAGTAA
- the hslO gene encoding Hsp33 family molecular chaperone HslO: MSDYLVKALAFNDQVRAYAVKSTETVAEAQRRHYTWPTASAALGRTLSATAMLGAMLKGDQKLTVKVDGGGPIGAILADGNAKGEVRGYVTNPQTHFDLNENGKLDVRRAVGTEGTLSVVKDIGMRDYFTGQVPIVSGELGDDFTYYLVTSEQVPSSVGVGVLVNPDNSILAAGGFIIQLLPGTDDETITKIEQRLQQIPPISKLIQRGLTPEEILEEIFEKDNLKIIETMPISFTCTCSKERFTNAIISLGKAELEDMIATDEKAEAHCHFCNEKYLFTKEELEELLEEAK, from the coding sequence ATGAGTGACTATTTAGTAAAAGCATTAGCTTTTAATGACCAAGTGCGAGCATATGCTGTAAAAAGCACAGAGACAGTTGCAGAGGCACAGCGCAGACATTACACATGGCCGACTGCATCTGCAGCGTTGGGAAGAACACTTTCTGCAACGGCAATGCTGGGAGCGATGCTAAAAGGTGATCAAAAATTAACTGTAAAAGTTGACGGCGGCGGACCTATAGGTGCGATTTTGGCTGATGGTAATGCAAAGGGTGAAGTGAGAGGGTACGTAACAAACCCACAAACACATTTTGACCTTAACGAAAATGGAAAACTAGATGTAAGAAGAGCTGTTGGGACAGAAGGAACGCTTTCTGTTGTGAAGGACATTGGCATGCGTGACTACTTTACTGGCCAAGTACCGATTGTTTCTGGTGAGCTTGGAGATGATTTCACCTACTATTTAGTAACTTCTGAGCAAGTACCATCATCTGTTGGTGTTGGGGTGCTTGTAAATCCTGATAATTCAATTCTAGCAGCTGGGGGCTTTATCATTCAGCTTTTACCGGGAACAGATGACGAAACAATCACGAAAATTGAGCAGAGATTACAACAAATACCGCCAATTTCCAAATTAATTCAAAGAGGTCTTACTCCAGAGGAAATTCTTGAAGAGATATTCGAAAAAGATAATTTGAAGATTATTGAAACAATGCCGATTTCCTTTACATGTACATGCTCTAAAGAACGGTTTACTAATGCAATCATCAGCTTAGGTAAAGCGGAGCTTGAAGATATGATTGCAACAGATGAAAAGGCTGAAGCACACTGTCATTTCTGTAATGAAAAGTACCTTTTCACTAAAGAAGAGCTAGAAGAGCTTCTTGAAGAAGCGAAGTGA
- a CDS encoding type III pantothenate kinase: MIFVFDIGNTNIVLGVYDGDKLTQHWRIETNRFKTEDEYGMIIKSLFDHVGLKFSDIDGIIISSVVPPIMFSLERMCQKYFNIKPLVVGPGTKTGLNIKYDNPKEVGADRIVNAVAAIHEYGSPLIVVDFGTATTFCYINEHKQYMGGAIAPGINIATEALYSKAAKLPRIEIARPDGVVGKNTVSAMQSGILYGYVGQVEGIVKRMKEQSKENPKVIATGGLANLISQESNAIDIVDPFLTLKGLQLIYKKNKESK; this comes from the coding sequence TTGATTTTTGTTTTTGATATTGGGAATACAAATATTGTGCTTGGAGTATATGATGGCGATAAATTGACTCAACATTGGAGAATTGAGACAAACCGGTTTAAAACAGAGGATGAGTATGGCATGATAATCAAGTCCTTGTTTGATCATGTTGGTTTGAAATTCTCGGATATTGATGGGATTATCATTTCCTCTGTAGTTCCTCCTATCATGTTCTCTTTAGAGAGAATGTGTCAGAAGTACTTTAATATTAAACCTTTAGTGGTGGGACCTGGAACGAAAACAGGATTAAACATTAAATATGATAATCCAAAAGAGGTTGGTGCTGACAGAATAGTGAATGCAGTTGCAGCTATTCATGAGTACGGCAGCCCATTAATCGTTGTAGATTTTGGAACAGCGACAACTTTTTGTTATATAAACGAACATAAGCAATATATGGGTGGAGCAATTGCACCTGGCATTAATATTGCGACAGAAGCACTTTACTCAAAGGCTGCTAAGCTGCCAAGAATAGAGATTGCCCGCCCTGATGGAGTCGTTGGTAAAAACACGGTTTCGGCAATGCAATCTGGGATATTATATGGATATGTTGGACAAGTTGAGGGTATTGTAAAAAGAATGAAGGAACAGAGCAAGGAAAATCCGAAAGTTATTGCAACTGGAGGTTTAGCTAACCTTATTAGTCAAGAATCAAATGCGATTGACATTGTAGATCCGTTTTTAACATTAAAGGGATTGCAGCTTATATATAAAAAGAACAAAGAAAGCAAATAA